A window from Pseudomonas frederiksbergensis encodes these proteins:
- a CDS encoding PhzF family phenazine biosynthesis protein — protein sequence MHSFDFKQVDVFSRVALKGNPLAVVFGADELSDEYMAAFASWTNLSETTFILEPRDPRADYRVRIFTTLSELPFAGHPTLGTCHAWLEAGGVPKGEEIIQECGVGLVRVRRQGAELAFLAPALLKTGPVEADVVERVRRGLGLESGAIVRTQWVDNGAGWLAVMVEDRQQVLDLQPDHSQMLGLAVGVIAPWHPERDGDDAQFEVRAFISGDGMPEDPATGSLNAGIAQWLLNAGLAPTSYVVSQGLTMGRAGRIQVEQVGDEIWIGGAVVTCISGTLTL from the coding sequence ATGCACTCATTCGATTTCAAGCAAGTAGATGTCTTCAGCCGTGTTGCGCTCAAGGGCAATCCGTTGGCGGTGGTGTTCGGCGCCGATGAGCTCAGCGATGAGTACATGGCGGCGTTCGCCAGCTGGACCAACCTCAGCGAAACCACATTCATACTCGAACCGCGCGATCCTCGCGCTGACTATCGCGTGCGGATTTTCACCACCCTGAGCGAATTGCCGTTCGCCGGTCACCCGACACTGGGCACCTGCCATGCGTGGCTGGAGGCCGGTGGTGTGCCCAAGGGCGAAGAGATCATTCAGGAATGCGGCGTGGGGCTGGTGCGGGTTCGTCGACAAGGGGCAGAGCTGGCCTTTCTCGCACCGGCATTGCTCAAAACCGGGCCGGTGGAAGCCGATGTGGTGGAACGGGTGCGGCGGGGGCTAGGCCTGGAATCGGGGGCGATCGTGCGCACTCAGTGGGTCGACAACGGTGCGGGGTGGCTGGCCGTGATGGTCGAGGATCGCCAGCAGGTGCTGGACCTGCAACCGGATCATTCGCAAATGCTTGGCCTGGCCGTCGGTGTCATCGCGCCCTGGCATCCCGAGCGTGATGGTGATGACGCACAGTTCGAAGTACGGGCGTTCATCTCCGGCGACGGCATGCCGGAAGACCCCGCCACCGGCAGCCTGAACGCCGGAATTGCCCAGTGGTTACTCAACGCAGGACTGGCGCCGACGTCCTATGTGGTCAGCCAGGGCCTGACCATGGGCCGCGCCGGGCGCATTCAGGTCGAGCAAGTGGGCGACGAGATCTGGATCGGCGGCGCGGTGGTGACCTGCATCAGCGGAACCTTGACGCTCTAG
- the hemB gene encoding porphobilinogen synthase, whose amino-acid sequence MSSQFPEARPRRLRRNASLRSLFQETEFSLNDLVLPIFVEEEIDDFVPIKSMPGVMRIPESKLAGEIERYARAGIKSVMTFGVSHHLDGNGSDTWSDNGLVSRMSRIAKDAVPDMIVMSDTCFCEYTDHGHCGVLHNHEVDNDQTLINLGKQAVAAARAGADVIAPSAAMDGQVQAIRRALDEAGFNQTAIMAYSTKFASALYGPFREAGGSALKGDRKSYQMNPMNRREAVRESLMDEQEGADALMVKPAGAYLDIIRDIREASRLPLSAYQVSGEYAMIKFAAQAGAIDEDRVVRESLGAIKRAGADLIFTYFAMDLALAGI is encoded by the coding sequence ATGTCCAGTCAGTTCCCCGAAGCACGTCCACGCCGCCTGCGCCGCAATGCGAGCCTGCGCAGCCTGTTCCAGGAAACCGAGTTCAGCTTGAACGATCTGGTGCTGCCGATTTTCGTTGAGGAAGAGATCGATGACTTCGTCCCGATCAAAAGCATGCCCGGCGTGATGCGTATCCCGGAGTCGAAACTGGCAGGTGAGATCGAGCGATATGCCCGCGCCGGGATCAAGTCGGTGATGACGTTCGGCGTGTCGCACCATTTGGACGGCAACGGTAGCGACACCTGGAGCGATAACGGTCTGGTGTCGCGCATGTCGCGCATCGCCAAGGATGCGGTGCCGGACATGATCGTGATGTCCGACACCTGCTTCTGTGAGTACACCGACCATGGTCATTGCGGCGTGCTGCACAACCATGAAGTCGACAACGACCAGACCCTGATTAACCTCGGCAAGCAAGCGGTGGCCGCGGCCCGTGCCGGTGCCGATGTGATCGCCCCGTCGGCCGCGATGGACGGGCAGGTTCAGGCCATTCGCCGGGCGCTCGATGAAGCGGGTTTCAACCAGACCGCGATCATGGCCTATTCGACCAAGTTTGCCTCGGCACTCTACGGTCCGTTCCGTGAAGCCGGCGGCAGCGCGCTCAAGGGCGATCGCAAAAGCTACCAGATGAACCCGATGAACCGTCGCGAAGCCGTGCGCGAATCCCTGATGGACGAGCAGGAGGGCGCCGATGCGCTGATGGTCAAACCGGCCGGGGCGTACCTGGACATCATCCGCGACATCCGTGAAGCCTCGCGCTTGCCGCTGTCGGCGTATCAGGTGAGCGGCGAGTACGCGATGATCAAATTCGCCGCCCAGGCCGGGGCGATCGATGAAGATCGCGTGGTGCGTGAGAGCCTTGGCGCGATCAAGCGGGCCGGGGCGGATCTGATCTTCACTTACTTTGCGATGGACCTGGCGCTGGCCGGGATCTGA
- a CDS encoding FAD-dependent oxidoreductase produces MNRSDVLIIGAGPTGLVLALWLSKLGVQVRIIDKTSAPGTTSRALAVQARTLELYRQLDLSNAVVQNGHRVAAANFWVKGEPVARLPLSRIGEGLTPYAFLEIFPQDEHERLLIDRLEAFGVQVERNTELENFVETGDGITAFLRLADGQEQTCQACYLAGCDGARSIVRKTLDTGFPGGTYQQVFYVADVQASGPTFNGELHVDLDEADFLAVFPLAGEGRARLIGTVRDERADQVDTLQFEDVSSRAIEHMKVKIEQLNWFSTYRVHHRVADHFQTGRAFLLGDAAHVHSPAGGQGMNTGIGDAINLAWKLAAVLSGGAEAKLLDTYETERIAFARKLVATTDRVFSFVTAEGRIADLLRTRLTPLLIPKMASFEASREFLFRTVSQITLNYRGMPLSAGVAGHVHGGDRLPWAHDGEGDNFESLKCLTWQVHVYGDTSDEMIAWCHEHHLPLHVFDWRPAFEAAGLARNGFYLLRPDTYVAIADNSADPKVIERYLRDHGIRPFFGVR; encoded by the coding sequence ATGAACCGTAGCGACGTACTGATCATCGGCGCCGGCCCGACCGGACTGGTGTTAGCGCTGTGGCTGAGCAAGCTTGGCGTGCAAGTGCGCATCATCGACAAGACGTCAGCACCCGGAACCACGTCGCGGGCGCTGGCCGTCCAGGCGCGGACGCTGGAGCTGTATCGCCAGCTCGACCTCAGCAATGCCGTGGTGCAGAACGGTCATCGAGTGGCCGCCGCCAATTTCTGGGTCAAGGGCGAACCCGTGGCGCGCTTGCCACTGAGCCGCATCGGTGAAGGCCTGACGCCCTATGCGTTCCTCGAAATCTTTCCTCAGGACGAACACGAACGGCTGCTGATCGACCGCCTCGAAGCCTTTGGCGTCCAGGTTGAACGCAACACTGAGCTTGAGAATTTCGTGGAAACCGGTGACGGCATCACCGCCTTTTTGCGCTTGGCCGATGGTCAGGAGCAAACCTGCCAGGCCTGCTATCTGGCGGGTTGTGACGGTGCCCGGTCGATCGTGCGCAAAACCCTGGACACCGGTTTCCCTGGCGGCACCTACCAACAGGTTTTCTACGTCGCCGACGTGCAAGCCAGCGGGCCGACGTTCAACGGCGAACTGCACGTGGATCTCGATGAAGCGGATTTTCTCGCAGTGTTTCCCTTGGCCGGTGAAGGCCGCGCCCGTCTGATCGGCACCGTACGCGACGAACGCGCCGACCAGGTCGACACCCTGCAATTTGAAGACGTCAGCAGCCGGGCCATCGAGCATATGAAAGTGAAGATCGAGCAACTGAACTGGTTCTCGACCTACCGCGTGCATCATCGGGTGGCGGATCACTTTCAAACCGGGCGCGCGTTTCTATTGGGTGATGCCGCCCACGTCCACAGCCCCGCCGGGGGCCAGGGCATGAACACCGGCATTGGCGATGCCATCAACCTCGCCTGGAAACTCGCGGCGGTGTTGAGCGGCGGCGCTGAGGCCAAACTCCTCGACACTTACGAAACCGAGCGCATCGCGTTTGCCCGCAAACTGGTCGCCACCACCGATCGGGTGTTCAGCTTTGTCACGGCCGAAGGGCGCATCGCGGATTTACTGCGCACGCGCCTGACGCCGTTGTTGATTCCGAAAATGGCATCGTTTGAGGCGTCCCGCGAGTTCCTGTTTCGCACGGTGTCGCAGATCACCCTGAATTATCGCGGGATGCCGTTGAGCGCGGGCGTTGCCGGTCATGTTCATGGTGGCGATCGCCTGCCGTGGGCTCACGATGGTGAGGGGGACAATTTCGAATCGCTGAAGTGTCTGACCTGGCAGGTGCATGTGTATGGCGACACCAGCGACGAAATGATCGCCTGGTGCCACGAACATCATTTGCCCTTGCATGTGTTTGACTGGCGGCCGGCGTTTGAAGCGGCGGGGCTGGCGCGTAACGGGTTTTACCTGTTGCGACCGGACACGTATGTGGCGATTGCCGACAATTCTGCCGATCCCAAGGTGATCGAGCGGTACTTGCGGGATCACGGGATCAGGCCGTTTTTTGGCGTCCGCTGA